One segment of Halalkalicoccus tibetensis DNA contains the following:
- a CDS encoding phosphatase PAP2 family protein: protein MNYGAAVDGAREVLFGTGVIRSVRELLPAPLVEAAGPVTHLGDGALLGALAVVLYWLGGDRRREYAYALGVGLGAFALVSGLKALFVHPRPPENVWLAAEANYGFPSAHALGSTVVLGVLAYVGRVGSRRARYLAAAGLVAVISLSRVVLGVHFPGDVLGGIAIGLAYLALMVRYADRNPERAFAVAFGLAVVMAIAAPNQYTTATLGGTAGALVGWHLVRDGATSPAAVGLAGAVVVAIPIGVVAAGLASGFAPVAETVGFALVAAGVLLAPAVAARIEAVVGIEDRLGRSERSGQ, encoded by the coding sequence ATGAACTACGGGGCGGCAGTCGACGGCGCCCGGGAGGTCCTGTTCGGGACCGGGGTGATCCGATCGGTCCGCGAGCTGCTGCCGGCCCCGCTGGTCGAGGCGGCCGGCCCCGTGACCCACCTCGGCGATGGCGCGCTGCTCGGCGCGCTCGCCGTCGTGCTCTACTGGCTGGGCGGCGACCGGCGCCGGGAGTACGCCTACGCGCTCGGCGTCGGGCTGGGCGCGTTCGCGCTCGTCAGCGGACTGAAGGCGCTGTTCGTCCACCCCCGCCCGCCCGAGAACGTCTGGCTCGCCGCCGAGGCGAACTACGGCTTCCCGAGCGCCCACGCGCTGGGATCGACCGTCGTCCTCGGCGTGCTCGCGTACGTCGGCCGGGTCGGCTCCCGACGGGCGCGCTATCTCGCCGCCGCCGGGCTCGTCGCGGTTATCTCGCTCTCGCGGGTCGTCCTCGGCGTCCACTTCCCGGGCGACGTGCTCGGCGGGATCGCCATCGGCCTCGCCTATCTCGCGCTGATGGTTCGCTACGCCGACCGGAACCCCGAGCGGGCGTTCGCGGTCGCCTTCGGCCTCGCCGTCGTCATGGCGATCGCCGCCCCCAACCAGTACACGACGGCCACCCTCGGGGGGACCGCTGGTGCGCTGGTCGGCTGGCATCTCGTTCGCGACGGGGCGACCTCGCCCGCCGCGGTCGGCCTCGCGGGTGCGGTGGTCGTCGCGATACCGATCGGGGTGGTCGCCGCGGGCCTCGCCAGCGGGTTCGCCCCGGTGGCGGAGACCGTCGGGTTCGCGCTCGTCGCCGCCGGCGTCCTCCTCGCGCCGGCCGTCGCGGCCAGGATCGAGGCGGTAGTCGGGATCGAGGACCGTCTCGGCCGATCGGAGCGCTCGGGACAGTGA
- a CDS encoding pantoate kinase, translating into MSDDEVTVFVPGHVTGFFSSHPDDDPSKAGSRGAGLTLTDGVTVRLTPAGHTRTTLNGAEITVDPVERVCEALSVSARIEATTDLPLGAGFGVSGALALGTALAANQAFDRQLSENEVISVAHGAEVRSGTGLGDVVAQARGGVPIRLEPGGPAYGRLDGVPASSRIEYVTFGELSTESVLSGDTDRLSDAGLESLSMLLEEPTLSTLLFASRRFAREADLLTDRVREAIEDVSAVGGEASMAMLGRTVFALGSGLSDAGYDPAICHTHAAGASIIDEPTMATAPSRPPRANNVGDL; encoded by the coding sequence ATGAGCGACGATGAGGTAACGGTGTTCGTGCCGGGGCACGTCACCGGTTTCTTCAGTAGCCATCCCGACGACGACCCGTCGAAGGCCGGATCACGGGGGGCGGGACTGACGCTTACCGACGGCGTGACCGTCCGGCTCACGCCCGCCGGACACACACGAACGACCCTCAACGGGGCGGAGATCACCGTCGACCCGGTCGAGCGCGTCTGCGAGGCCCTTTCCGTCTCCGCGCGGATCGAGGCGACCACCGACCTCCCGCTGGGGGCGGGCTTCGGCGTCTCGGGGGCGCTGGCGCTGGGCACCGCGCTCGCGGCCAACCAGGCGTTCGACCGCCAGCTCTCCGAGAACGAGGTCATCAGCGTCGCCCACGGCGCGGAGGTCCGTTCGGGCACCGGCCTGGGCGACGTCGTCGCCCAGGCGCGCGGCGGGGTCCCGATCCGCCTCGAACCCGGCGGGCCGGCATACGGGCGCCTCGACGGCGTCCCCGCGAGCAGCCGCATCGAGTACGTCACCTTCGGCGAGCTCTCGACCGAGTCGGTGCTCTCGGGGGACACCGACCGCCTGAGCGACGCGGGCCTCGAATCGCTGTCGATGCTCCTCGAGGAGCCGACCCTGTCGACGCTGCTGTTCGCCTCGCGGCGGTTCGCCCGGGAGGCCGACCTGCTCACCGACCGGGTGCGCGAGGCCATCGAGGACGTCTCGGCGGTCGGCGGCGAGGCCTCGATGGCGATGCTCGGCCGGACGGTCTTCGCGCTCGGGTCGGGCCTCTCGGACGCGGGCTACGACCCCGCGATCTGTCACACCCACGCCGCGGGCGCGAGCATCATCGACGAGCCGACCATGGCGACGGCCCCCTCGCGGCCGCCGCGGGCGAACAACGTAGGGGATTTGTGA
- a CDS encoding phosphoglycerol geranylgeranyltransferase, which produces MSEAWTDWDHIVKVDPDKELAPGDSFEDVCRTGTDALEIGGTLDMTEEKMQAVIDACAKYDVALYQEPSNPAVVVDDDALDGYLVPTVFNAGDVSWVVGAHKEWVRLDEIDWDRTFTEAYIVLNPDASVAELTEADCDQTAEDVAAYAELAEHMFGQPIVYIEYSGTFGDPEKVKAASEALDEATLFYGGGIHDYESANTMAQHADVIVVGDLLHEEGCEAVEETVEGATDATAQRI; this is translated from the coding sequence ATGAGCGAAGCGTGGACCGACTGGGATCACATCGTCAAGGTCGATCCCGACAAGGAGCTCGCCCCGGGCGACAGCTTCGAGGACGTCTGTCGGACCGGGACCGACGCCCTCGAGATCGGGGGGACCCTCGACATGACCGAGGAGAAGATGCAGGCGGTCATCGACGCCTGCGCGAAGTACGACGTGGCGCTCTATCAGGAGCCCTCGAACCCCGCGGTGGTCGTCGACGACGACGCGCTTGACGGCTATCTCGTTCCGACCGTCTTCAACGCGGGCGACGTCTCGTGGGTCGTCGGCGCGCACAAGGAGTGGGTCCGCCTCGACGAGATCGACTGGGATCGCACGTTCACCGAGGCGTACATCGTGCTCAACCCCGACGCGAGCGTCGCCGAGCTCACCGAGGCCGACTGCGACCAGACGGCCGAGGACGTCGCCGCCTACGCCGAACTCGCCGAACACATGTTCGGCCAGCCGATCGTCTACATCGAGTACTCGGGCACCTTCGGCGATCCTGAGAAAGTGAAGGCCGCGAGCGAGGCGCTCGACGAGGCGACGCTGTTCTACGGCGGCGGCATTCACGACTACGAGTCGGCGAACACGATGGCCCAGCACGCCGACGTGATCGTGGTCGGGGACCTGCTGCACGAGGAGGGCTGTGAGGCCGTCGAGGAGACCGTCGAGGGCGCGACGGACGCGACGGCCCAGCGGATCTGA
- a CDS encoding type II toxin-antitoxin system death-on-curing family toxin, which yields MARDEAIEHLTSEDVLTIHEVIVESNDATEPGVSSRGDVDYVIEFVREGHFGRVPETIHEKAFQLLRLLVSNHPFVDGNKRTALASTTVFYALNGRAFEYDREVKTILKAFATDSEAVGREGVLTYLRTHVTPLSSEYRDAYAVLLDDSIGFPSEDNGYVDEDGTSN from the coding sequence ATGGCGCGTGACGAAGCGATCGAGCATCTCACCAGCGAGGACGTGCTTACGATCCACGAGGTCATCGTCGAGTCGAACGACGCTACCGAACCCGGCGTGTCCTCGCGCGGGGACGTCGATTACGTTATCGAGTTCGTCCGCGAAGGGCACTTCGGTCGGGTTCCGGAGACGATTCACGAAAAGGCGTTTCAACTCCTCCGGCTCCTCGTCTCGAACCACCCGTTCGTCGACGGCAACAAGCGGACGGCACTGGCCTCGACGACCGTCTTCTACGCCCTCAACGGCCGTGCGTTCGAGTACGATCGTGAGGTGAAGACGATCCTCAAAGCGTTCGCGACCGATTCGGAAGCGGTCGGCCGGGAGGGGGTGCTCACATATCTTCGGACACACGTCACTCCCCTGTCCTCGGAATATCGCGATGCATACGCCGTCCTCCTAGACGACTCGATCGGTTTCCCGTCCGAGGACAACGGTTATGTCGACGAAGACGGTACGTCCAATTGA
- a CDS encoding DNA topoisomerase I, whose protein sequence is MDLIITEKDNAARRIAAILSGDSAEVERKNGVNVYRWGGTRCIGLSGHVVAVDFPSEYSDWRDVEPVELIGADVEKTATQENIVRTVRLLSRDANRVTIATDYDREGELIGKEAYEIVRDVNEDAEIDRVRFSSITEGEVRKAFDDPDEIDFDLAAAGEARQIIDLVWGAALTRFLSLSARQLGDDFISVGRVQTPTLKLIVDREREIEAFDPESYWEIFADVAKKEETFDAQYYYLDEDGNEAERVWDEERAETVYETLNEASEAGVESVSRRTRTDAPPAPFNTTQFIRAASSIGYSAKRAMSIAEDLYTAGYITYPRTDNTVYPEDLDPRELLSAFTGNRTFGEDAETLLERDDISPTEGDEETTDHPPIHPTEELPTKGELSDAEWEVYELVVRRFFATVADDARWEHLKVVLAVGEHRLKANGKRLVEPGYHAVYPYFSTNENFVPDVEEGETLALEEVTIDDKETQPPRRYGQSRLIETMESMGIGTKSTRHNTIEKLYDRGYIENDPPRPTKLATAVVEAGEEYADRVVSEAMTAQLEEDMAAIAAGEKDLDEVAGESREMLERVFDDLMESREEIGDHLQQSLKADKTLGPCPESGHDLLVRRSRRGSYFVGCDGYPDCEYTLPLPNTGKPLILDETCEEHDLRHVKMLAGRGTFVHGCPQCKADEADEEEDRVIGACPECGEGAIPPSERDGENPEAIAGDDDGQPVEADGGELAIKQLRNGSRLVGCTRYPDCDYSLPLPRRGEIEITDEHCEEHGLPELRVHSGDEPWELGCPICNYREYQARESDSGTDLESLEGLGAKTAEKLAAAGVESLSDLKDAEAGAVADEVEGISADRVREWQAKAG, encoded by the coding sequence ATGGACCTGATCATCACCGAGAAGGACAACGCCGCCCGCCGGATCGCCGCCATCCTCAGCGGCGACTCGGCCGAGGTCGAGCGGAAGAACGGCGTGAACGTCTATCGCTGGGGCGGGACACGCTGTATCGGCCTGTCGGGCCACGTCGTCGCCGTCGACTTCCCCTCGGAGTACTCCGACTGGCGGGACGTCGAGCCCGTCGAGCTGATCGGCGCCGACGTCGAGAAGACCGCCACCCAGGAGAACATCGTCCGAACCGTTCGCCTGCTCTCGCGCGATGCGAACCGCGTGACGATCGCGACCGACTACGACCGCGAGGGCGAGCTCATCGGCAAGGAGGCCTACGAGATCGTCCGCGACGTCAACGAGGACGCCGAGATCGACCGGGTGCGCTTCTCCTCGATCACCGAGGGCGAGGTGCGAAAGGCGTTCGACGACCCCGACGAGATCGACTTCGATCTGGCCGCGGCGGGCGAGGCCCGCCAGATCATCGACCTCGTCTGGGGGGCGGCACTGACCCGCTTCCTCTCGCTTTCGGCGCGCCAGCTCGGCGACGACTTCATCTCGGTGGGCAGGGTCCAGACCCCCACGCTGAAGCTGATCGTCGATCGCGAACGCGAGATCGAGGCGTTCGACCCCGAGTCCTACTGGGAGATCTTCGCCGACGTCGCCAAAAAGGAGGAGACCTTCGACGCCCAGTACTACTATCTGGACGAGGACGGCAACGAGGCCGAGCGCGTCTGGGACGAGGAGCGCGCGGAGACGGTCTACGAGACACTGAACGAGGCCAGCGAGGCGGGCGTCGAGTCGGTCTCCCGGCGGACGCGGACCGACGCGCCGCCCGCGCCCTTCAACACCACCCAGTTCATCCGCGCGGCGAGCTCGATCGGCTACTCGGCGAAGCGCGCGATGAGCATCGCCGAGGACCTCTACACCGCGGGCTACATCACCTATCCTCGTACTGATAACACCGTTTACCCGGAGGACCTCGACCCCCGGGAGCTGCTCTCAGCGTTCACGGGCAACCGGACGTTCGGCGAGGACGCCGAAACCCTGCTCGAACGCGACGACATCAGCCCCACGGAGGGTGACGAGGAGACGACTGACCACCCGCCGATCCATCCCACCGAGGAGCTGCCGACGAAGGGCGAGCTCTCGGACGCGGAGTGGGAGGTCTACGAGCTGGTCGTCCGGCGCTTCTTCGCGACGGTCGCCGACGACGCCCGCTGGGAGCACCTCAAGGTCGTCCTCGCGGTCGGCGAGCACCGCCTGAAGGCCAACGGGAAACGCCTCGTCGAGCCGGGCTACCACGCCGTCTACCCCTACTTCAGCACCAACGAGAACTTCGTGCCCGACGTCGAGGAGGGCGAGACCCTCGCCCTCGAGGAGGTCACGATCGACGACAAGGAGACCCAGCCGCCGCGGAGATACGGGCAGTCGCGCCTGATCGAGACGATGGAGTCGATGGGGATCGGCACGAAGAGTACGAGACACAACACGATCGAGAAGCTCTACGACCGGGGCTACATCGAGAACGACCCGCCACGCCCCACCAAACTGGCGACGGCGGTCGTCGAGGCCGGCGAGGAGTACGCAGACCGCGTGGTGAGCGAGGCGATGACCGCCCAGCTCGAGGAGGACATGGCCGCGATCGCCGCCGGCGAGAAGGACTTGGACGAGGTGGCCGGCGAGTCCCGCGAGATGCTCGAGCGGGTGTTCGACGACCTGATGGAGTCCCGGGAGGAGATCGGCGACCACCTCCAGCAGTCGCTGAAGGCCGACAAGACGCTGGGGCCGTGTCCCGAATCGGGCCACGACCTGCTGGTTCGTCGATCCCGGCGGGGGTCGTATTTCGTGGGCTGTGACGGCTACCCCGACTGCGAGTACACGCTTCCACTGCCCAACACGGGCAAGCCGCTCATCCTGGACGAGACCTGCGAGGAGCACGACCTGCGCCACGTGAAGATGCTCGCGGGCCGGGGGACGTTCGTCCACGGCTGCCCACAGTGTAAGGCCGACGAGGCCGACGAGGAGGAAGACCGGGTCATCGGCGCCTGTCCCGAGTGTGGGGAGGGTGCGATCCCGCCGAGCGAGCGCGACGGCGAGAACCCCGAAGCGATCGCCGGCGACGACGACGGCCAGCCCGTCGAGGCCGACGGCGGGGAGCTCGCGATCAAGCAGCTCCGGAACGGCTCGCGGCTCGTGGGCTGTACGCGCTATCCCGACTGCGACTACTCGCTGCCACTGCCCCGGCGGGGCGAGATCGAGATCACCGACGAGCACTGCGAGGAACACGGGCTTCCCGAACTTCGCGTCCACTCGGGCGACGAGCCCTGGGAGCTGGGCTGTCCGATCTGTAACTACCGCGAGTACCAGGCCAGGGAGAGCGACTCGGGGACCGACCTCGAGTCGCTCGAGGGGCTCGGCGCGAAGACCGCCGAGAAGCTCGCCGCGGCGGGCGTCGAGAGCCTCAGCGACCTCAAGGACGCGGAGGCCGGGGCGGTCGCCGACGAGGTCGAGGGGATCAGCGCCGACCGCGTGCGCGAGTGGCAGGCGAAAGCCGGCTGA
- a CDS encoding DUF2237 domain-containing protein: MSEEDTERNVYGTELRPCGGDPETGFLRDGHCRHLRRDPGRHEVCAVLTEGFLQFSKAQGNDLVTPQPEMNFPGLEAGDRWCLCLPRWIEAREAGRAPPIVLEATHERALDEIEPDTLREYEYDPHTEDTRGE, from the coding sequence ATGAGCGAGGAGGACACCGAGCGCAACGTCTACGGCACCGAGCTGCGCCCCTGTGGCGGGGACCCCGAGACGGGCTTCCTGCGCGACGGCCACTGCCGACACCTCCGGCGGGACCCGGGGCGCCACGAGGTCTGTGCGGTGCTGACCGAGGGGTTCCTCCAGTTCAGCAAAGCGCAGGGCAACGACCTCGTGACGCCCCAGCCCGAGATGAACTTCCCCGGGCTGGAAGCGGGCGACCGCTGGTGTCTCTGCCTGCCCCGCTGGATCGAGGCCCGCGAGGCCGGACGCGCACCGCCGATCGTGCTCGAGGCGACCCACGAGCGCGCGCTCGACGAGATCGAGCCCGACACGCTCCGGGAGTACGAGTACGACCCGCATACCGAAGACACGCGGGGCGAGTGA
- a CDS encoding 4-phosphopantoate--beta-alanine ligase has product MTEIPEDHPRHDSLVARHRIEEGVEKGLTSKQGLIAQGRGEAFDYLLGERTTESADEAERVAAASLLRARHPVLSINGNVAALCPDETIELAEAVGADLEVNLFNRTEERVRAIADHLREHGASEVKGLTADARIPGLSHERAKVDADGIYDADVVLVPLEDGDRAEALGAMGKTEIVIDLNPLSRSAQVATVPIVDEILRAVPNVTRHARELRESGADLEAVIAGFDREATLEDAERAIRSG; this is encoded by the coding sequence ATGACCGAGATCCCCGAGGACCACCCGCGCCACGACTCGCTGGTGGCCCGCCATCGGATCGAGGAGGGCGTCGAGAAGGGGCTCACGAGCAAGCAGGGGCTGATCGCCCAGGGACGCGGCGAGGCCTTCGACTACCTGCTGGGCGAGCGCACGACCGAGAGCGCCGACGAGGCCGAGCGCGTCGCCGCGGCGTCCCTCCTTCGGGCGCGCCACCCCGTCCTCTCGATCAACGGCAACGTCGCGGCGCTCTGTCCCGACGAGACCATCGAGCTCGCCGAGGCGGTCGGCGCCGACCTCGAGGTCAACCTCTTCAACCGGACCGAGGAGCGCGTGCGGGCGATCGCCGACCACCTGCGCGAGCACGGCGCGAGCGAGGTCAAGGGGCTGACCGCGGACGCCCGGATCCCGGGGCTCTCACACGAGCGCGCGAAGGTCGACGCCGACGGCATTTACGACGCCGATGTGGTGCTGGTTCCCCTGGAGGACGGCGACCGCGCGGAAGCGCTCGGCGCGATGGGCAAGACCGAGATCGTGATCGACCTCAACCCCCTCTCGCGCTCGGCGCAGGTCGCGACGGTGCCGATCGTCGACGAGATCCTCCGGGCGGTGCCGAACGTCACGCGCCACGCCCGCGAGCTCCGCGAATCGGGGGCCGACCTCGAGGCGGTCATCGCGGGGTTCGACCGCGAGGCCACCCTCGAGGACGCGGAGCGGGCGATCCGGTCGGGCTAG
- a CDS encoding flippase, translating into MSGDESTATMAREGSITFAGNIIGKVFGFLVVAVITRLVSPSVYGLFILSTSIILFVQAFGNLGLPKAIDYFVPQHLSDGDPDKARGVMVVVFGTVLLSSGIVAGVVVLSAGVLADAFEEPSLRIALLILSVTIPFLAVYNALLASFSAIKRLKFRVYMRDVIRPTVRLLATAALLLLGYGLLGVVGGYLVGLAVAIVAGAYFLWRNAPRIVAAETTRVSPRPLLWYSVPLAFAGIIYIFLGQIDYFVIGYFESSEEVGIYRVGYALAANLMIFSSSLGPIFKPLIAEAKEDTAAVRTRYRTATRWIAGLTLPITLIVAFGASAYLSVVFTPQYTVATAAVVILAVGCTISASCGGPDGTLLQGLGYSRLVFINTTVLLIINVGVSVLLVPRIGITGAAIGTASALTVNGLLAVWEAHRYHDVHPLTRDLGKVVFAAVPAGLGAVGVVLLFDSVLAVAALLPVVVVVSYLATLHLTDAFTPEDADIAAQLSPALERAVKMSRRR; encoded by the coding sequence ATGAGCGGCGACGAGTCGACCGCGACGATGGCCCGCGAGGGATCGATCACCTTCGCCGGCAACATCATCGGGAAGGTCTTCGGCTTCCTCGTCGTCGCGGTCATCACCCGGCTGGTCAGCCCCTCGGTCTACGGGCTGTTCATCCTCTCGACCTCGATCATCCTGTTCGTCCAGGCGTTCGGCAACCTCGGGCTGCCGAAGGCGATCGACTACTTCGTCCCCCAGCATCTGAGCGACGGCGACCCCGACAAGGCCAGGGGGGTGATGGTCGTCGTTTTCGGGACCGTGTTGCTCTCCTCGGGGATCGTCGCGGGCGTGGTCGTCCTGAGCGCCGGGGTGCTCGCCGACGCCTTCGAGGAGCCCTCGCTGCGGATCGCGCTGCTCATCCTGAGCGTCACGATCCCGTTTCTCGCCGTCTACAACGCCCTGCTCGCGAGCTTCAGCGCGATCAAGCGCCTGAAGTTCCGCGTCTACATGCGCGACGTCATCCGGCCAACGGTCAGGCTGCTCGCCACGGCCGCCCTGCTGCTTCTGGGCTACGGGCTGCTCGGGGTCGTCGGGGGGTATCTCGTCGGCCTCGCCGTCGCCATCGTCGCGGGCGCGTACTTCCTGTGGCGAAACGCCCCGCGGATCGTCGCCGCCGAGACGACTCGGGTCTCCCCGCGCCCGCTTTTGTGGTACTCGGTGCCGCTGGCGTTCGCCGGCATCATCTACATCTTCCTCGGCCAGATCGACTACTTCGTCATCGGCTACTTCGAGAGCTCCGAGGAGGTCGGGATCTACCGCGTGGGCTACGCGCTCGCGGCCAACCTGATGATCTTCTCGAGCTCGCTCGGCCCGATCTTCAAGCCCCTGATCGCCGAGGCCAAGGAGGACACCGCCGCGGTGCGCACGCGCTACCGGACCGCGACCCGCTGGATCGCGGGGTTGACCCTCCCGATCACGCTGATCGTCGCCTTCGGCGCGAGCGCGTACCTCTCGGTCGTCTTCACCCCCCAGTACACCGTCGCGACCGCCGCGGTCGTGATCCTCGCGGTCGGCTGTACGATCAGCGCCTCCTGTGGCGGGCCCGACGGCACCCTGTTGCAGGGACTGGGCTACTCGCGGCTGGTCTTCATCAACACGACGGTGCTGCTGATCATCAACGTCGGCGTGAGCGTCCTGCTGGTCCCCCGGATCGGCATCACGGGCGCGGCGATCGGGACCGCGAGCGCGCTCACGGTCAACGGCCTGCTGGCGGTCTGGGAAGCCCACCGGTATCACGACGTCCACCCGCTGACTCGGGACCTCGGGAAGGTCGTCTTCGCGGCCGTCCCGGCCGGATTGGGGGCCGTCGGCGTCGTCCTCCTGTTCGACTCGGTGCTCGCGGTCGCGGCGCTCCTCCCGGTCGTCGTCGTCGTCTCGTATCTCGCCACGCTCCACCTGACCGACGCCTTCACCCCCGAGGACGCCGACATCGCCGCCCAGCTCAGCCCCGCCCTCGAACGGGCCGTGAAGATGAGTCGGCGCCGCTAG
- a CDS encoding FxLYD domain-containing protein: MRRRDLLASTVAACTLAGCVGNGDDEDEPEEPEDPDDSDDPEEPDEEEPEDPEEGERVEIVESELVREEAGTDGESVVVRGVVAPRDDVEEDVEVNYVEVRAAFHDAEGETLDTIIEQVEIDPEVDQWGFEVSYPHIGERAAEVEDYELEVGTEL; this comes from the coding sequence ATGCGCCGCCGGGATCTGCTGGCTTCGACGGTCGCCGCCTGTACGCTCGCCGGGTGTGTCGGAAACGGGGACGACGAGGACGAGCCCGAGGAGCCGGAGGACCCGGACGACTCCGACGACCCCGAGGAACCCGACGAGGAGGAACCGGAGGACCCGGAGGAGGGCGAGCGGGTGGAGATCGTCGAGAGCGAGCTCGTCCGCGAGGAGGCGGGGACCGACGGGGAGAGCGTCGTCGTCAGGGGGGTCGTGGCTCCCCGCGACGACGTCGAGGAGGACGTCGAGGTCAACTACGTCGAGGTCCGCGCGGCCTTCCATGACGCCGAGGGCGAGACCCTCGATACGATCATCGAGCAGGTCGAGATCGACCCCGAGGTCGATCAGTGGGGCTTCGAGGTCTCCTATCCCCATATCGGCGAGCGCGCCGCCGAGGTCGAGGACTACGAGCTCGAGGTCGGCACGGAACTGTAG
- the aspS gene encoding aspartate--tRNA(Asn) ligase translates to MQDRTYTADAEPGDHATVAGWVHEIRDLGGIAFLILRDTSGKIQIKFEKEEMDEDLVETGLDLARESVVSVTGAVEEEPRAPTGVEVTPEELDVIAEAEPELPLDPSGKVDAELSTRLDNRTLDLRKEETKALFEIRAEVLRAVRESFREIGCTEINTPKIVATGTEGGTELFPITYFGQEAFMNQSPQLFKQLMVGSGLERVFEVGPIFRAEEHNTPRHLNEATMIDFESAFIDHEEAMDACERTLLAAYEGVAENCEKQLETLGYEEFEVPEEGFPRLSYEEAIERINATGELDEQLVWGDDLPTEGEKALGQDVGGHYFVTDWPSEIKPFYIQDYDDEPELSKGFDLMHPRMELVSGGQREHRYDHLVEGFEAQGLDPEQFDYYTKMFKYGMPPHAGWAYGVERLVMTMLDLGNIREAVLFPRDRQRLSP, encoded by the coding sequence ATGCAGGACCGAACCTACACCGCGGACGCCGAACCCGGCGACCACGCCACGGTCGCGGGCTGGGTCCACGAGATCCGCGACCTCGGCGGCATCGCCTTTCTCATCCTTCGCGATACGAGCGGGAAGATCCAGATCAAGTTCGAGAAAGAGGAGATGGACGAGGATCTCGTCGAAACGGGCCTCGATCTCGCCCGGGAGAGCGTCGTCTCCGTGACCGGCGCGGTCGAGGAGGAGCCCCGCGCACCCACCGGCGTCGAGGTCACGCCCGAGGAACTCGACGTGATCGCGGAGGCCGAGCCCGAACTACCCCTCGACCCCTCCGGGAAGGTCGACGCCGAGCTCTCGACGCGGCTCGACAACCGCACCCTCGACCTCCGAAAGGAGGAGACGAAGGCGCTCTTCGAGATCCGCGCGGAGGTCCTCCGAGCAGTCAGGGAGAGCTTCCGCGAGATCGGCTGTACGGAGATCAACACGCCGAAGATCGTCGCCACGGGGACCGAGGGCGGTACGGAACTGTTCCCGATCACCTACTTCGGCCAGGAGGCGTTCATGAACCAGTCGCCCCAGCTGTTCAAGCAGCTGATGGTCGGCTCCGGGCTCGAACGGGTCTTCGAGGTCGGCCCGATCTTCCGGGCCGAGGAGCACAACACGCCCCGGCACCTCAACGAGGCGACGATGATCGACTTCGAGAGCGCGTTCATCGACCACGAGGAGGCGATGGACGCCTGCGAGCGCACCCTGCTCGCGGCCTACGAGGGCGTCGCGGAGAACTGTGAGAAACAGCTCGAGACGCTCGGCTACGAGGAGTTCGAGGTCCCCGAGGAAGGGTTCCCGCGCCTCTCCTACGAGGAGGCCATCGAGCGGATCAACGCCACCGGCGAGCTCGACGAACAGCTCGTCTGGGGCGACGACCTGCCCACCGAGGGCGAGAAGGCGCTGGGACAGGACGTCGGCGGACACTACTTCGTGACCGACTGGCCTAGCGAGATCAAGCCGTTCTACATCCAGGACTACGACGACGAGCCCGAGCTCTCGAAGGGGTTCGACCTGATGCACCCGCGCATGGAGCTGGTCTCGGGCGGGCAGCGCGAACACCGCTACGACCACCTCGTCGAGGGGTTCGAGGCCCAGGGGCTCGACCCCGAGCAGTTCGACTACTACACGAAGATGTTCAAATACGGGATGCCGCCCCACGCGGGCTGGGCCTACGGCGTCGAGCGCCTCGTGATGACGATGCTCGACCTGGGCAACATCCGCGAGGCGGTTCTGTTCCCGAGGGACCGTCAGCGGTTGTCACCCTGA